A genomic region of Deinococcus ruber contains the following coding sequences:
- a CDS encoding lytic transglycosylase domain-containing protein, producing the protein MRRLLALLYLSTSTALGCGFVPENLLRITHAAEAAYGLPQDLLTSLVWAESRYCITVVSDAGAQGLGQLMPGTARDMGVTQVFDPTQNIYGSARYLRQQWDTFHDWTWALYAYHDGPGNARAGNISGAGQAYSVFVLGTYDAIRKQGGLLVASR; encoded by the coding sequence ATGCGGCGACTGCTTGCGCTCCTCTACCTGAGCACCTCCACGGCGCTGGGCTGTGGGTTTGTCCCAGAGAACCTCTTGCGGATTACCCATGCCGCAGAAGCTGCTTACGGTCTGCCGCAGGATCTACTGACCTCGCTGGTGTGGGCTGAGTCCCGCTACTGCATCACGGTGGTGTCGGATGCCGGTGCACAAGGCCTGGGTCAGTTGATGCCCGGGACCGCGCGGGACATGGGCGTGACCCAGGTGTTCGATCCGACACAGAACATCTACGGTTCGGCCCGGTACCTGCGCCAGCAGTGGGATACCTTTCACGACTGGACCTGGGCGCTGTATGCGTATCACGATGGACCTGGGAACGCCCGCGCTGGCAACATCAGTGGTGCTGGACAGGCGTACAGCGTGTTCGTGCTGGGAACATACGACGCGATTCGGAAGCAGGGCGGCCTGCTGGTCGCCTCACGATGA
- a CDS encoding SDR family oxidoreductase has protein sequence MSHTGMKLAGQRVVVIGGASGIGFAVAELAHAQGATVIIASSSETRVRTAATRLDGAAAHTVDLRDESSVARLFEDVGEYHHLAITAGDWSSAMFGSVRDLDLDQARGLLDVRFWGVLAAVKHGCRSIVQNGSITLTSGMLAQRPRPGTPLATAMGGAVEHLTYGLAMDLAPIRVNAVSPGLVLTEHVRQRPERAVQAMVASLPIPRGALPEEAAEAYVYLMLSAYATGQVLPVDGGGLLV, from the coding sequence ATGAGCCACACAGGAATGAAGCTTGCTGGTCAGCGCGTCGTCGTGATCGGTGGCGCATCGGGCATTGGGTTTGCTGTCGCTGAGCTTGCCCACGCCCAGGGTGCGACCGTGATCATCGCTTCGAGCAGCGAGACCCGGGTTCGGACGGCAGCAACACGCCTGGATGGTGCAGCAGCGCACACGGTCGATCTCCGTGATGAGTCCAGCGTTGCCCGGCTGTTCGAGGACGTCGGTGAGTATCATCATCTCGCGATCACGGCGGGCGACTGGAGCAGCGCGATGTTCGGTTCAGTCCGTGATCTCGATCTGGATCAAGCACGGGGCCTGCTCGACGTCCGCTTCTGGGGGGTGCTCGCGGCGGTCAAGCATGGCTGCAGGAGCATCGTACAGAACGGTTCGATCACCCTCACCAGCGGGATGCTGGCGCAGCGACCCCGGCCCGGCACACCACTGGCGACGGCCATGGGTGGAGCGGTGGAACACTTGACGTATGGCCTGGCCATGGATCTTGCACCTATTCGAGTCAATGCCGTCTCACCAGGCCTTGTCCTCACGGAACACGTCCGCCAGCGACCAGAACGCGCAGTCCAGGCAATGGTCGCGTCGCTCCCGATCCCACGGGGCGCGTTGCCGGAGGAGGCTGCTGAAGCCTATGTCTATCTGATGCTCAGCGCGTATGCGACAGGGCAGGTGTTACCAGTCGATGGTGGAGGCTTGCTGGTGTAG
- a CDS encoding putative bifunctional diguanylate cyclase/phosphodiesterase codes for MTLSLTEMLATLDLHNRQIVQRAIQTAETSAGLVEFSFQSVNRSGERRSYVGTCASELGEQGVRQRILGTLQNVTARREAESSLMASESKLRAVIDHTQDAITIKDRQGRFLLVNPPAARAMGSSADQLLQQSVDFSAFDADALQRIRMIDAQVMQHGQSVSYELDWRVAGTEVNASVTAFPFWQDGAIQGTICIAHDVTRQKLLERELRDSTVRLEQRVLERTRELERFTAQLQHSTLHDELTGLPNRVLLMNRLNDAVSRRLEDDAATFVVLFLDFDRFKLINDSLGHNVGDELLKQIATRLQATIEAGDTVARLGGDEFVVLACHVQTEQDATQYATRLIDQFADPFMLADHELRITASIGMTACDHRYATANDAVRDADIAMYRAKAQRRGNYVIFEPAMRERQVLLLGLQSELGQALRRSELRVHYQPVVTKGGLRISGVEALIRWQHPVHGLIPPADFIVLAEERGLVCELDLWVLREACTELMRLSGPPLGLGVNFSARHFEQPIMYEQVRKILDDTGYPAHKLILEITERLLLTNSVLVLSLLKQFQEGGMQVAIDDFGTGYSSLRYLQQLPMNIIKIDRSFSAGVVEKPEVVRSIVELAHTLNMTVVAEGVETFAQVQALTALGCDYLQGFLFSTPLSFPELQSWLETFQSGRPLRGEGSDG; via the coding sequence TTGACGCTTTCCTTGACCGAGATGCTTGCCACCCTCGATCTCCACAATCGTCAGATCGTGCAGCGGGCCATTCAGACAGCCGAAACGTCCGCAGGACTGGTGGAGTTTAGTTTTCAGTCTGTCAACAGGAGCGGCGAGCGACGTTCGTACGTCGGGACGTGCGCCAGCGAACTCGGCGAGCAGGGGGTCCGCCAGCGCATCCTCGGCACCCTCCAGAATGTTACGGCACGACGCGAGGCGGAGTCGTCGCTGATGGCGAGCGAATCCAAATTGCGGGCTGTGATTGATCACACGCAGGACGCCATTACCATCAAAGATCGCCAGGGCCGATTTCTGCTGGTGAACCCACCAGCTGCCCGCGCCATGGGGAGCTCAGCCGATCAGCTTCTACAGCAATCTGTCGATTTCAGCGCGTTCGACGCCGATGCCCTTCAGCGCATCCGCATGATCGATGCTCAGGTGATGCAGCATGGACAGAGCGTCTCGTATGAACTTGATTGGCGTGTGGCTGGCACAGAAGTCAACGCAAGTGTAACGGCGTTCCCGTTTTGGCAGGACGGTGCCATTCAGGGCACCATCTGCATCGCGCACGACGTGACCCGGCAGAAGCTGCTGGAACGCGAGTTGCGAGACAGTACCGTTCGGCTGGAACAACGGGTCCTAGAACGCACCCGCGAACTCGAACGCTTTACCGCGCAGTTACAGCACAGCACCCTGCATGACGAACTGACAGGGCTTCCAAACCGTGTCCTGCTGATGAACCGGCTGAACGACGCTGTGAGCCGCCGCCTCGAGGATGACGCCGCCACGTTTGTGGTGCTGTTTCTGGACTTTGACCGCTTTAAGCTGATCAACGACAGTTTGGGACATAACGTTGGCGATGAGCTGCTGAAACAGATTGCTACGCGTCTGCAGGCCACCATAGAAGCTGGCGATACGGTCGCCCGCTTGGGTGGAGACGAATTCGTGGTGTTGGCGTGTCACGTTCAGACTGAGCAGGACGCCACGCAGTACGCGACCCGGTTGATCGATCAGTTCGCCGACCCCTTCATGTTGGCGGACCATGAGCTCCGCATCACCGCCAGTATCGGCATGACGGCGTGTGACCACCGGTATGCCACTGCCAACGACGCCGTCCGGGATGCTGACATTGCCATGTACCGCGCGAAAGCGCAGCGGCGAGGCAACTACGTCATCTTCGAACCTGCGATGCGCGAGCGTCAGGTGTTGCTCTTAGGTCTTCAGAGCGAACTCGGGCAGGCCCTGAGGCGCAGTGAACTCCGCGTGCACTATCAACCTGTCGTCACAAAGGGCGGCCTGCGGATCAGCGGCGTCGAAGCCCTCATCCGTTGGCAACACCCCGTGCATGGGCTGATTCCACCGGCCGACTTCATCGTGTTGGCTGAAGAGCGGGGTTTGGTCTGTGAACTTGATCTGTGGGTACTACGGGAGGCGTGTACCGAGTTGATGCGGCTCAGCGGGCCACCGCTGGGACTGGGGGTCAACTTCTCGGCCCGGCACTTCGAGCAGCCCATCATGTATGAACAGGTTCGTAAAATTCTGGACGACACCGGCTACCCCGCGCATAAATTGATCCTGGAAATCACAGAACGGCTGCTACTGACCAATAGCGTGCTGGTGCTGAGCCTGCTCAAACAGTTTCAGGAGGGCGGCATGCAGGTCGCTATTGATGATTTCGGGACGGGCTACTCATCGTTACGCTACCTGCAGCAGTTGCCGATGAACATCATCAAAATCGACCGCTCCTTCAGCGCTGGGGTGGTAGAGAAGCCGGAGGTCGTCAGGAGTATCGTCGAATTAGCACATACCCTCAACATGACGGTGGTTGCTGAAGGGGTCGAAACCTTCGCGCAGGTTCAGGCGTTGACGGCGCTCGGCTGCGATTACTTGCAAGGCTTTCTCTTCTCAACACCGCTGTCGTTTCCTGAACTTCAGTCCTGGCTTGAAACGTTCCAGTCCGGGCGGCCTTTGCGAGGTGAGGGATCAGACGGTTGA
- a CDS encoding AAA family ATPase, which yields MTGLLSPPLSSETRIIPGIARVTRHIDLPPQPIYDISTDEEFEALLRMLPDKVRRVVAPRIREIEEIKMQAFGPLEVLYRHAHLHYPVYLDMDEMALLDSLGQWRADGRLGMEGTLHRFGRLDTMQHTSVVTVRVAKAFEGLAEPLRPWLKTADNGLIIMGLPGAGKTALLRDCLRILGERFGGRLFVNDSSNEILGDGFRPHPTTGLLSRVPIGDPALQFSKLNQTVKNFQPRWMAVDEVSAPDDARAIAYARSRGVRAIMTWHAGSLQSAYDEQEEKTLWPLIRRNEHGLTGPPVASLGILVRGRGAYVVFEDLEDGFKSVARQELPAGVQVSVAQAGRWTHRELTLTG from the coding sequence ATGACGGGTCTCCTCTCCCCTCCGCTGTCTTCTGAGACGCGCATCATTCCGGGCATCGCCCGCGTCACGCGCCACATTGATTTACCACCCCAGCCGATCTACGACATCAGCACTGATGAGGAGTTCGAGGCGCTGCTGAGGATGTTGCCGGACAAAGTGCGGAGGGTGGTGGCGCCGCGCATTCGGGAGATCGAAGAGATCAAGATGCAGGCCTTCGGTCCGCTGGAGGTGCTCTACCGGCACGCGCATCTGCATTACCCGGTGTACTTGGACATGGACGAGATGGCACTGCTCGATAGCCTCGGGCAGTGGCGGGCCGATGGGCGACTGGGGATGGAGGGAACGCTGCACCGCTTCGGGCGGTTAGACACGATGCAGCACACCAGTGTGGTGACGGTGCGGGTGGCCAAAGCCTTCGAGGGGCTGGCGGAACCGCTGCGTCCGTGGCTCAAGACGGCCGACAACGGCCTGATTATCATGGGTCTTCCTGGCGCGGGTAAGACGGCACTGTTGCGGGATTGTTTGCGGATTCTGGGCGAGCGGTTTGGTGGGCGGTTGTTCGTGAACGATTCGTCGAACGAAATTTTGGGCGATGGGTTCCGGCCGCATCCGACGACGGGGTTGTTGAGTCGGGTGCCGATTGGGGATCCAGCGTTGCAGTTCTCGAAACTGAATCAGACGGTGAAGAATTTCCAGCCGCGCTGGATGGCGGTCGATGAGGTCAGCGCGCCGGATGATGCCAGAGCGATTGCGTATGCGCGGTCGCGCGGTGTGCGGGCGATCATGACCTGGCATGCCGGTAGCCTGCAAAGCGCCTATGACGAGCAGGAAGAAAAAACCTTATGGCCGCTCATCCGCCGCAATGAACACGGACTCACCGGACCACCTGTGGCCTCGCTCGGCATTCTGGTGCGTGGCCGAGGAGCGTACGTGGTGTTCGAGGATCTTGAAGACGGCTTCAAGTCCGTCGCGCGGCAGGAACTCCCAGCGGGTGTGCAGGTGAGTGTCGCGCAAGCAGGCCGCTGGACACACCGCGAGTTGACCCTCACCGGCTAA